From a region of the Triticum aestivum cultivar Chinese Spring chromosome 7D, IWGSC CS RefSeq v2.1, whole genome shotgun sequence genome:
- the LOC123171247 gene encoding uncharacterized protein — MAILCSYFACIRPQSKSPYMSHGQAGRDKMSIPFSGVQAAMVINRVENSAQSPEDWNSDGDGSGCSTGVAGTPCFTSRLSLLKAGSVIAQFSEFKRELVRETGFGGMLDLKSWQKINLKYSAYLIDRVDLDSCSLNLESQGVLDLFDKDLNYVFGIPCGNLTIEGEGVEPSVACIEYTRIAASVSEKGTHSLKAAESFLLGPISEESTETEKDCFKIAFVIFIIGHVLAPTAKHDYISVDFWATLNNVSKIKDWNWGAYVLKNLLQAVKKFKNDVSKRNPTIHIVGCHLFLQVFVLDRLELSVLNKPEGVTPRISLYDYESMKKMVEQITVNIAGGEVTFSGGKVRSGTAVGGLESARNHTVTEKMARPAIATKRANNPCSPMLRSSYTRNGPQEFSNYIRSRYPTIPTPFKYADQ, encoded by the exons ATGGCCATTCTTTGCTCTTATTTTGCTTGTATTCGTCCCCAATCTAAGTCGCCGTATATGTCTCATGGGCAGGCGGGGAGGGATAAAATGTCAATTCCTTTTAGTGGAGTACAAGCTGCGATGGTTATCAATCGGGTAGAAAACAGCGCCCAATCTCCTGAAGATTGGAATAGCGATGGTGATGGTTCAGGTTGTTCAACCGGAGTAGCTGGCACACCATGTTTCACCTCTAGGTTATCACTGCTCAAGGCTGGTTCAGTAATAGCACAGTTTAGTGAATTCAAGCGGGAGCTAGTTAGGGAAACCGGTTTCGGAGGAATGCTAGATTTGAAGTCATGGCAGAAGATTAACTTGAAATACAGTGCTTATTTGATCGATAGAGTTGATTTAGATTCCTGCTCCTTGAACCTGGAGTCACAGGGGGTGTTGGATTTGTTTGACAAGGATTTGAACTATGTTTTTGGCATCCCATGTGGGAATCTAACAATTGAAGGTGAAGGCGTTGAACCATCTGTAGCTTGTATCGAGTACACACGGATAGCAGCATCAGTTAGCGAGAAAGGCACACACAGCCTCAAAGCCGCTGAATCATTCTTGCTTGGACCCATATCAGAAGAATCAACAGAAACAGAGAAGGATTGTTTCAAAATTGCATTTGTGATTTTCATCATTGGACATGTGCTCGCCCCGACCGCCAAACATGACTACATATCAGTAGATTTCTGGGCAACACTGAACAATGTCAGCAAGATCAAAGATTGGAACTGGGGGGCTTACGTACTGAAAAATTTGCTCCAAGCAGTGAAGAAGTTCAAAAACGATGTTTCAAAGAGGAACCCAACTATACATATAGTCGGATGCCATCTGTTCTTGCAG GTTTTTGTCCTCGACAGATTAGAGCTCAGTGTACTGAACAAGCCAGAAGGAGTGACACCAAGGATAAGCCTGTACGACTATGAGTCAATGAAAAAGATGGTTGAGCAAATCACGGTTAACATCGCTGGTGGAGAAGTCACTTTCAGTGGCGGCAAG GTCAGGAGTGGTACGGCCGTCGGGGGGCTCGAGTCAGCTCGGAATCATACCGTTACAGAAAAAATGGCTAGGCCTGCTATTGCGACCAAAAGAGCAAACAATCCATGCTCACCAATGCTACGATCTTCTTACACGAGAAATGGCCCGCAGGAATTTTCAAATTACATACGCTCGCGGTACCCTACCATA CCAACGCCCTTCAAGTACGCGGATCAATAA